A section of the Dermacoccus nishinomiyaensis genome encodes:
- a CDS encoding NCS2 family permease, translating to MSSTVTSAPAPGPPANALDRYFKISERGSTVGREIRGGLVTFFTMAYIVVLNPIIIGTVPDSTGHYIGGGTSPNLTLVASVTALVAGVMTIFMGAIAKFPLAIATGLGLNAFVAYSVAKLPGMTWPDAMGLVVIEGFIIFLLVISGFRKALFAAIPHPLKTAISVGIGLFICLVALHDAGFNSAGGGFLQLGPSGTLQGWPVLIFIIGVLGIAAMMARKVKGAMLVGILGATTLAVIAETVGNIGSKTNAKGDVVNPGGWSLTVPQVPDSFVSQPNFSIIGDFSLFGAFGKIGTISTILIIFTLVLGAFFDLMGAMYAVGAEGDLLDEDGVPEHSERIMIVDSVAAMAGGAGSISSNTAFIESASGVGEGARTGLASIVTGVCFLLTTFLAPLVEMVPSEAAAPALVIVGYLMMTQANDIDWKDMEIGLPAFLTMALMPFTYSIAVGIGAGFISFILIKLVKGKAKDVHPLMYVVGLFFLVYFGIEPVKQILGVS from the coding sequence ATGTCGAGCACAGTCACTTCGGCCCCCGCCCCCGGGCCGCCCGCGAACGCCCTGGATCGCTACTTCAAGATCAGCGAACGCGGTTCCACCGTCGGACGGGAGATCCGCGGTGGCCTCGTCACCTTCTTCACGATGGCGTACATCGTCGTCCTCAACCCCATCATCATCGGCACGGTGCCGGACTCGACGGGCCATTACATCGGTGGCGGAACGTCGCCGAACCTCACCCTCGTGGCATCCGTGACGGCCCTCGTCGCTGGTGTGATGACGATCTTCATGGGCGCGATCGCCAAGTTCCCCCTGGCCATCGCGACCGGCCTCGGTCTCAACGCATTCGTCGCCTACTCCGTGGCGAAGTTGCCGGGCATGACCTGGCCTGACGCCATGGGGCTCGTCGTCATCGAGGGCTTCATCATCTTCCTGCTCGTCATCTCCGGTTTTCGCAAGGCACTGTTCGCGGCGATTCCGCACCCGTTGAAGACGGCCATCAGCGTCGGCATCGGGCTGTTCATCTGCCTCGTCGCCCTCCACGACGCGGGTTTCAACTCCGCCGGCGGCGGCTTCCTCCAACTTGGCCCGAGCGGCACGCTGCAGGGCTGGCCGGTGCTCATCTTCATCATCGGCGTGCTCGGCATCGCCGCGATGATGGCCCGCAAGGTGAAAGGCGCCATGCTCGTCGGCATCCTCGGTGCGACGACGCTCGCCGTCATCGCCGAGACGGTCGGCAACATCGGCAGCAAGACGAACGCCAAGGGGGACGTCGTGAACCCGGGAGGGTGGTCCCTCACCGTGCCGCAGGTGCCCGACTCGTTCGTCTCGCAGCCGAACTTCTCGATCATCGGCGACTTCTCGCTGTTCGGTGCCTTCGGCAAGATCGGCACCATCTCCACGATCCTCATCATCTTCACGCTCGTGCTCGGCGCCTTCTTCGACCTCATGGGCGCGATGTACGCCGTCGGCGCCGAGGGAGACCTGCTCGACGAGGATGGTGTGCCCGAGCACTCCGAACGCATCATGATCGTCGACTCCGTGGCCGCGATGGCCGGCGGCGCCGGCTCCATCAGCTCCAACACGGCCTTCATCGAATCGGCGTCCGGCGTCGGCGAGGGCGCGCGAACCGGCCTCGCCTCCATCGTCACCGGCGTGTGCTTCCTGCTCACGACCTTCCTGGCCCCGCTCGTCGAGATGGTGCCTTCGGAGGCCGCCGCGCCTGCCCTCGTCATCGTCGGCTACCTCATGATGACGCAGGCGAACGACATCGACTGGAAGGACATGGAGATCGGCCTGCCCGCCTTCCTGACGATGGCGCTCATGCCCTTCACCTACTCGATCGCCGTCGGCATCGGCGCCGGGTTCATCAGCTTCATCCTGATCAAGCTGGTCAAGGGCAAGGCGAAAGACGTGCACCCACTCATGTACGTCGTCGGGCTCTTCTTCCTCGTCTACTTCGGCATCGAACCCGTCAAGCAGATCCTCGGCGTCAGCTGA
- a CDS encoding DUF3027 domain-containing protein: MSDVPSAPSAASEPVEPAPASSPKARRVKVVKNDAVLAADAARDMARAAVVEIAYRDTVGEHVRFEMNSERLGTHYFASLAKGYPDWQWAVSVARAPRAKVATVCETNLVPTASSILAPEWVPWADRLAPGDLSAGDVLPYKEDDPRLEGGFEATGNEDVDQVAIFELGLGRARVLSAEGRDEAAQRWYDGENGPSSDIARKAPAPCATCGYFLPMAGVLRQQFGVCANDWSPADGKVVALDFGCGAHSEADMEAPQAHDHQDAPVLDELDVDLEVSGGSKGARENTEHENTEHDEA, encoded by the coding sequence ATGTCTGACGTCCCCTCCGCGCCCTCCGCGGCGAGCGAACCCGTCGAGCCGGCGCCCGCGTCGTCACCGAAGGCTCGCCGCGTCAAGGTGGTGAAGAACGACGCCGTACTCGCCGCTGACGCCGCACGCGACATGGCGCGCGCCGCCGTCGTCGAGATCGCCTACCGCGACACGGTCGGTGAGCACGTGCGCTTCGAGATGAACTCGGAGCGACTCGGCACGCACTACTTCGCGAGCCTGGCCAAGGGCTACCCCGACTGGCAGTGGGCCGTCTCCGTGGCCCGCGCGCCCCGCGCGAAGGTCGCCACCGTGTGCGAGACGAATCTCGTGCCGACGGCGTCGTCGATCCTCGCGCCCGAGTGGGTGCCCTGGGCTGACCGGCTCGCCCCGGGGGACCTGAGCGCCGGCGACGTGCTGCCGTACAAGGAGGACGACCCGCGCCTCGAAGGCGGGTTCGAGGCAACCGGCAACGAGGACGTCGACCAGGTCGCCATCTTCGAGCTCGGCCTCGGCCGCGCGCGCGTGCTCTCGGCAGAGGGGCGCGACGAGGCGGCTCAGCGCTGGTACGACGGAGAGAACGGGCCGTCGTCCGACATCGCCCGCAAGGCTCCCGCGCCGTGCGCGACGTGTGGCTACTTCCTGCCGATGGCGGGTGTGCTGCGTCAGCAGTTCGGTGTCTGTGCCAATGATTGGTCGCCCGCCGACGGCAAGGTCGTCGCCCTCGACTTCGGGTGCGGCGCCCATTCCGAGGCCGACATGGAAGCTCCGCAGGCGCACGACCATCAGGACGCGCCGGTGCTCGACGAACTTGACGTCGACCTCGAGGTCTCTGGCGGCAGCAAGGGTGCGCGCGAGAACACCGAGCATGAGAACACCGAGCACGACGAGGCCTGA
- a CDS encoding cold-shock protein, translating into MPVGKVKFYSAEKGFGFVSGDDGVDVFVPASALPAGVSQLRGGMRIEYSVVDGRKGAQAMHVQVLDAPSSIAERKRKPAEQMSVIVEDVIRLLDDLSSGLQKGRYPDRSHSNKIATVLRAVADDLEV; encoded by the coding sequence GTGCCGGTCGGCAAGGTCAAGTTCTACAGCGCCGAGAAGGGCTTCGGCTTCGTCTCCGGGGACGACGGCGTCGACGTCTTCGTCCCCGCGAGCGCGCTGCCTGCCGGGGTGAGCCAGCTGCGGGGCGGAATGCGCATCGAGTACAGCGTCGTCGACGGGCGCAAGGGCGCGCAGGCGATGCACGTCCAGGTGCTCGACGCGCCGTCGTCGATCGCCGAGCGCAAGCGCAAGCCCGCTGAGCAGATGAGCGTTATCGTCGAAGACGTGATCCGTCTGCTCGACGACCTGTCCTCCGGGTTGCAGAAGGGGCGTTACCCCGACCGCAGCCATTCGAACAAGATCGCGACGGTGCTGCGCGCCGTGGCCGACGACCTCGAGGTCTGA
- a CDS encoding winged helix-turn-helix domain-containing protein: MTNRSPRRLSTAQARRIALAAQGFAKARPESVTTRHLTATAARLQVVQIDSVNVLTRSHYLPFFSRLGPYAQRDLDALRDRAPRRLVEYWAHEASLVTPQVWPLLRHRMARAHEDAWGGMRRVASEHPDLVERVHAHVTTHPPATAREIEVALEHDEQLNNDHWGWNWSLVKAALEHLFWAGRITSAGRTPQFERRYASLERVLPNEIADAALAEEFFSPTSLIDAPAGSDVAYFDDVVELVRRSAMAHGVGTELCLRDYFRLKGAQVRPAIEHLVSAGELEPVDVECFGKPAWRHVDAKIPRRIETAALLSPFDSLIWQRERTEALWNFRYRLEIYTPAAKRQYGYYVLPFLFGERLVARVDLKADRAAGVLRAHAIHWEPGAPAAHPGAADALSDELTTMATWLGPEGWRAA; encoded by the coding sequence ATGACGAACCGCAGTCCGCGACGCCTCAGCACCGCGCAGGCACGCCGCATCGCGTTGGCCGCCCAGGGGTTCGCGAAGGCACGCCCCGAGAGCGTCACGACACGCCACCTGACGGCGACCGCCGCGCGCCTGCAGGTCGTGCAGATCGACAGCGTCAACGTCCTCACGCGCAGCCACTACCTCCCCTTCTTCAGCCGCCTCGGCCCGTATGCGCAGCGCGACCTGGACGCGCTTCGGGACCGCGCGCCACGTCGTCTCGTCGAGTATTGGGCGCACGAGGCCAGTCTCGTGACGCCGCAGGTGTGGCCGCTGCTGCGTCACCGCATGGCGCGCGCCCATGAGGACGCCTGGGGTGGCATGCGTCGCGTCGCATCCGAGCACCCCGACCTCGTCGAACGCGTCCACGCCCACGTCACGACGCACCCGCCCGCCACAGCCCGCGAGATCGAGGTCGCGCTCGAACACGACGAGCAGCTGAACAACGACCACTGGGGCTGGAACTGGTCGCTCGTCAAGGCAGCTCTGGAGCACCTGTTCTGGGCCGGCCGCATCACCTCGGCCGGACGAACGCCGCAGTTCGAACGTCGCTACGCGAGCCTCGAGCGCGTCCTGCCGAACGAGATCGCCGACGCCGCGCTGGCCGAGGAGTTCTTCTCACCGACCTCCCTGATCGACGCCCCTGCGGGCAGCGACGTCGCCTACTTCGACGACGTCGTCGAACTCGTGCGGCGCAGCGCGATGGCGCACGGGGTCGGCACCGAGCTGTGTCTAAGGGATTACTTTCGGCTCAAGGGCGCCCAGGTGCGCCCGGCGATCGAGCACCTGGTATCGGCGGGCGAACTCGAACCCGTCGACGTCGAATGCTTCGGCAAACCCGCATGGCGCCACGTCGATGCAAAGATCCCTCGCCGCATCGAGACGGCCGCGCTGTTGTCGCCGTTCGACTCACTCATCTGGCAGCGCGAACGCACCGAGGCACTGTGGAACTTCCGCTACCGCCTCGAGATCTACACCCCCGCCGCGAAGCGTCAGTACGGCTACTACGTCCTGCCGTTCCTGTTCGGCGAGCGCCTCGTCGCGCGCGTCGACCTGAAGGCCGACCGCGCCGCCGGGGTGTTGCGCGCTCACGCGATCCACTGGGAGCCGGGCGCCCCCGCCGCACACCCAGGCGCCGCGGACGCCTTGAGCGACGAGCTCACGACGATGGCGACATGGCTGGGTCCCGAGGGGTGGCGCGCCGCATGA
- a CDS encoding DUF3824 domain-containing protein, which translates to MNENQPSNSFDPSRPVPPYGPSYPGRPAFDAPDGHSTPPPPFMGATPNSGHRQGQYSGAAPGPAPHDGRPGAGPAPAFPGSLAFIPPPPPELKPRRFDNQQIVAMLLAAAGVVVTLVGVVLLLVMAAREGILTPPVRVVGGAAGSAALAAAASWVRRRPGGQIGSIALLATAASAAYFDVIAVTRLYAWVPLSVGLAMAFVVAAAAFLLAMRWDEKWLAIAIMVAVCVFAPFLTQGPGLALVAFLFVIQLLGVAPELTRRWDELGLARTVPVVLAATFWIDLDHSVQVPVMIGLIALTAVTTTLLTATVRPDARWGAAAYVSAWLPMWVFMIRADRSTWTLLALGATLVAALTWWALRHAGRELRLGALVVTVINALTLAFAMTTGPWLALPFLAAALVLFAAQGMTRQRIDGQLALGALGLAAVAQQVASPTIDLFYRGRAAELPASVAVSGLLMLTVAAVATWSVRGRAMPAPHVQMTLVGAGFIGLLGFAMSLITCLGRTPSGFFLVHLVITVGTMALAALVLVAGLTRPRHLSASMAGGLALLGCALLKLLMFDLAYMGAMTRAMTCVGAGLVLLAAGTTYARTYALASKEAKQPKASSDPHQERHV; encoded by the coding sequence ATGAATGAGAACCAGCCCTCGAACTCCTTCGACCCGTCCCGCCCGGTGCCGCCCTACGGTCCGTCGTACCCCGGACGCCCTGCCTTCGACGCTCCTGACGGCCACTCGACGCCGCCGCCACCGTTCATGGGGGCGACGCCGAACAGTGGTCATCGGCAAGGCCAGTACAGCGGTGCCGCTCCCGGCCCGGCTCCCCATGACGGGCGCCCTGGTGCAGGACCGGCACCCGCATTTCCCGGTTCGCTCGCGTTCATCCCGCCGCCACCTCCCGAACTGAAGCCTCGACGGTTCGACAACCAGCAGATCGTCGCGATGCTGCTGGCGGCCGCGGGCGTCGTCGTCACGCTCGTCGGGGTCGTGCTCCTGCTCGTCATGGCGGCGCGTGAAGGCATCCTGACGCCGCCGGTCCGCGTCGTCGGTGGCGCCGCGGGTTCGGCGGCTCTCGCCGCGGCCGCGTCGTGGGTGCGCCGTCGACCGGGTGGCCAGATCGGCTCCATCGCGCTGCTCGCGACGGCAGCGTCCGCGGCGTACTTCGACGTCATCGCCGTCACCCGCCTCTACGCGTGGGTGCCGTTGAGTGTCGGCCTCGCGATGGCGTTCGTCGTCGCGGCAGCCGCGTTCCTGCTCGCGATGCGCTGGGACGAGAAATGGCTCGCCATCGCGATCATGGTCGCGGTCTGCGTGTTCGCGCCCTTCTTGACGCAGGGCCCCGGCCTCGCGCTCGTCGCGTTCCTGTTCGTCATCCAGCTCCTCGGCGTCGCACCCGAGCTGACGCGTCGCTGGGACGAGCTCGGCCTCGCGCGGACCGTCCCCGTCGTGCTCGCCGCGACGTTCTGGATCGACCTCGACCACAGCGTCCAGGTGCCCGTCATGATCGGCCTCATCGCCCTCACCGCGGTGACGACGACGCTGCTCACCGCGACGGTTCGTCCCGACGCGCGCTGGGGTGCGGCCGCCTACGTCAGCGCCTGGCTGCCGATGTGGGTCTTCATGATCCGTGCCGACCGTTCGACGTGGACGCTGTTGGCCCTCGGGGCGACGCTCGTCGCGGCACTGACGTGGTGGGCCCTGCGGCACGCGGGGCGCGAGCTGCGCCTGGGCGCGCTCGTCGTCACCGTCATCAACGCGCTGACGTTGGCCTTCGCCATGACGACCGGGCCGTGGCTCGCCCTGCCGTTCCTCGCCGCTGCGCTCGTGCTGTTCGCCGCGCAGGGCATGACGCGTCAGCGCATCGACGGTCAGTTGGCCCTCGGAGCGCTGGGTCTCGCCGCCGTCGCGCAGCAGGTGGCCTCTCCCACGATCGACCTGTTCTACCGGGGGCGTGCCGCTGAACTGCCGGCATCCGTCGCGGTGAGCGGGCTGCTCATGCTCACGGTGGCCGCCGTCGCGACCTGGTCGGTCCGGGGCCGGGCGATGCCCGCGCCGCACGTCCAGATGACGCTCGTCGGTGCCGGCTTCATCGGTCTGCTGGGCTTCGCGATGTCGCTGATCACCTGCCTGGGTCGCACGCCGTCGGGCTTCTTCCTCGTGCACCTCGTCATCACCGTCGGCACGATGGCGCTCGCCGCTCTCGTGCTCGTCGCCGGCCTGACGCGGCCGCGCCACCTGTCGGCGTCGATGGCGGGGGGTCTCGCGCTGCTCGGCTGTGCCCTTCTCAAGTTGCTCATGTTCGATCTCGCCTACATGGGCGCGATGACGCGGGCCATGACGTGCGTCGGCGCAGGCCTCGTCCTGCTCGCGGCCGGCACCACGTACGCCCGCACCTACGCGCTGGCCTCGAAGGAGGCGAAGCAGCCGAAGGCATCGTCGGATCCGCATCAGGAGCGTCACGTCTGA
- a CDS encoding response regulator, producing MNDSSREPQARVMIVDDHPMWRDAVERDLVARGYDVVATAGSVREAVDRARATRPDLVLMDMNLPDGNGADATSAIMLTLAEVKVLVLSASSARSDVLDAVKVGASGYLLKSASAAELVDAVEATLRGDAVFTPELAGLVLAHLRGRVDTANDPASALTPRESEVLRMVAKGLASKQIASRLGLSSRTVDNHVAATLRKLHLANRVELTRFALENGLD from the coding sequence ATGAATGACTCGTCCCGTGAGCCCCAGGCCCGCGTCATGATCGTCGACGATCATCCGATGTGGCGTGACGCCGTCGAACGCGACCTCGTCGCGCGCGGCTACGACGTCGTCGCCACCGCCGGGTCCGTGCGCGAGGCCGTCGATCGCGCTCGTGCGACGCGCCCCGACCTGGTCCTCATGGACATGAATCTGCCCGACGGCAACGGTGCCGACGCGACGTCCGCCATCATGCTGACGCTCGCCGAGGTCAAGGTGCTCGTGCTGTCGGCGTCGTCGGCGCGCAGCGACGTGCTCGACGCCGTAAAGGTTGGCGCGTCGGGCTACCTGCTCAAGAGTGCCAGCGCCGCCGAACTCGTCGACGCGGTCGAGGCGACGCTGCGCGGAGACGCGGTGTTCACCCCCGAACTCGCCGGGCTGGTGCTCGCGCACCTGCGTGGCCGCGTCGACACCGCGAACGACCCGGCGAGCGCCCTGACGCCCCGCGAGAGCGAGGTGCTGCGCATGGTTGCGAAGGGGCTCGCGTCGAAGCAGATCGCCTCGCGGCTCGGCCTCAGCAGCCGCACCGTCGACAACCACGTCGCCGCGACGCTGCGCAAGCTGCACCTTGCCAACCGCGTCGAACTGACGCGGTTCGCTCTCGAGAACGGCCTCGACTGA